The window GAGAAACGAGAGATAAGATAAAAGAAAATGTGGAAGCGCTAATCGCTCGGATTCAAAGGAATGACATATAGCTCCCAAGGCTGCTCTGTTGAAAGATGTTAAGACACTTTCAGCAGAGCAGCCTTTTTTATTAGTCAGCTGAAAATGTCAAAAAGGGAAGAAAAACCAGCTTGTAATTGTTGTTGAGGCAAAGTAAATATGGTATCATAACATGTAAGTAGCAGGATGTGTAACAACAAATCCGTTTTACTGAGAGCGTAACCTTATTTGTTCAATTAATAAGCTAATAGGAAGGACATCCCGTATGTTTTTAAAACAAGTAAGAAGAAAATCCTTAATACGAAAAATATTTCTTTATATCTTTTTACCTATATTAGCCATTATGGTCGCAACCATTATCCAGATAAATCTTTTCTCTAGCGTATCTAAAAATGTCTACCTTAAAAATTATAACGAGTACCAAAAGAATATCAGCGCTAATATTGAAAATTATTTTAATCGTATTGCCTATACTTCCAATATGCTGGACAGGCAGATGATGATGGATATCTGTTATTTTAATCGTGATGTTAGCATTTATGAAAGATATGCATTTATACAACTTGTTTCAGAATTAACGGATATAAAAAACACGTCAACGGATATACACAGCATATTGTTTTATATGAAAAAACTGAATGTTGTCATCTCAAATGAATCCATTTATAATGCCGATGAATTTTTCTCAAAGTACCATGTTTATGACGATTATCCGAAAAACTTCTGGTATAATTATGACATTAAGAGTATCAATTTTGACCTTTTAAAAGAAACGAAGCTAGGTAGCACAGCCGTTATACCCATGGTCGTCAACTCTGACAACTATCTATCAGACGATAATTTATTAATCTTTAACACCCAATCAAGTAACTTCAACACCCTTATAAAAAAGTATACAAATGATATCCATATGGATATGCGCTTATCATATGGAGGAAAAGACATATACGTCACCAATAACCATAAAAATAATAACATCACCATTCCATATACCGTAACCATTAACAATGAATTCTATGACCTTGCATATAGTTTTGATAGAAAGGCTTTTTTTGCACCTTTTAATTCGTATATTATCTTGTTTAATTCAATTGTAGGGATTATTTTCATCGTTGCCATTATTTTTTCTGTAAAAAATACATTGAAATTGTACAGGCCTTTTAAGTCTATAGCCCATACAATTAATAGAGATTCTCGTTCTAATACTAACATAACTTATGAAAAAATTGAAAACGTTGTCAATATGCTTGTGGATGAAAACAAAAAGATGGCAGACCAAGTTGCTAATGCTGCCATGGTAGCCAGAGATAATTTTTTGTATCAGCTGTTACATGATGAAAGTATTTTAAAATACATCCATCTTAAAGATTATGACATTGAATTTCCCTATAAACTGTTTTGCGTCGTTTCCATTAAATTTTCATTTATGACCTTGTTCTATACGGACTTTTCCAGAATGCAGCAAATAAATATTTTTAATGCGCTTAATACCCTCATCTATGATAAATTTAATCAAGAGGGTATGCAATCATACGTGATTAAAGAATTAAACGACCAGTACCATATCATTGTCAATACGGACAAAGCTCATGTAAAGGATGTGGAACAATCCGTTAAAGATTTTCCAGGGCTGTTTGCCGTGGATATGAAATATGCATCCGTACTGGTTGGAAAAGGTAATTTTTATCATCATGCAGATCAAATATCCGCATCTTACAAAGATGCCTATACCGATATTATTAATCGAGTGAGTAATCCTTCTAATACATCTAAGAATAGTAAGATCTATTATACACCAGAAGATAAAAACAAATTAAATAATTATTTGAAGACATCCAATCGAGAAGAAGCCATTTCTATAGTTGAACAGCTTAATCAGGGTATTAGCAGTGAAAATGAGGTTAGAAACTTTTATTTTCAAACCTTGTTCTTATATGTTAATTTTGCTGAAGCTAATGAAATTAAGTCAGAGCTCCCAGATATGGATGTTCAATACCATCATGATTTAAGTACTCAAGAGCTTAAGAATAGCATCGTCACCCTTACCAACAACATATGTGATTATTTCGACTCCAATAGTCACTTGATCAGTCAGCAGAATATTTTTAAATACATTGATGAAAATTATGCCAAAGATCTCTACGCCGACTTACTGGCTAATCATTTTAAGATCAGTACTCGGAAATTTTCAAACTTCTTTAAAGAAAAGTTTGGTGTAACATTTTATCAGTACTTGTCATCTTATCGCATTGAAAAGTCTAAAGAGATACTCTTAGCAAACTATAAAATGAATCTGGATGAAGTGTCTCAACTTGTAGGATTTCGTTCTAGACAGACTTTTATCAGGATGTTTAAACAGCGTGAAGGCATAACGCCTACGGCCTATAGAGACATCCACATAAAAAGAATGTAGTAAGAACAAGTGGGCCATGTTTGTGTATGGAGTATTATTGCGAAAAAAGTAGTTTATTGCGATAAAATTTATAACATATGATATATAAAACGACAAGAACCTAACCTAAAATGTGCTAATATTATCATGTAATCAAATATTAAAGGAGATGAGTCATATGAAAAAGCTATTAGTATCCATGTGCTTAGTATTAACATTAATCTTAACGTCAATACCTGTATTTGCTTATACTGAACAGACTTTGGATAGCTTCAATCAAGATTCTTCTGGTAAAGTGACCTTTGAACAGTACGCTTTTAATAATGACACGTATTATTTCTTCAACTCTGTGGACAAGCCTCAATACCAATTTAACTACCCTCATAGTAAGATGAATATAAAAATTAAAGTAGATTGGAGCAATTTACCAAATGCTGGTACCCGGTATGTCCGGGTTAACATTGGTCAAGTTAACGGTATTGCTTATCCTGTATGGGTTGATCTTTTTCAAACAAGTGGAAGTAAAACCGTAACGAGTACATATTATCCTAATGTAAATGGACCATTTTATATTGAGATTATTGGGGTAGGGTTAAGTGGTAGCAATATCAAAGTAACTGGAGAAGTTTACCCTTAATAGCGTGTTATGATTAATTTTGAGTTTGGACAAGCAGAGGGCTGTTGCATAATGCAACAGCCCTCTTTTTAAATACGTAATGACGATTGTCCATGATAGTCATCTCTTTTTTTAATACGTTATTACTTGCTATGAAGTGCTATGTTATAGATTTCAATTAATCGATCGTAATTGCTATCGTCAAGTAAGCTTAAAAATTCGTCGTAATCTGCATCAACATTTTTCTCACCAAAAGTAAACTTTGCAATGTATTGATTAATTACTTTGTTGGCCGATACAAAAATAAGCTGGGCTTCCTCAACAAGTTCATCTGGAATGGTTGGACTCTCAAACGCATAGGATGTGGATGTAGCTTCTAATCGCTCTTGTAGGGCTTCTTCTCCTAGAAGTGCTGTTTTAAAATCACTTAACTCTACATTTTTCTCAAAGCCCATGTGACTGTTACAACCATCTAACTTAAAGGAAGATGCAATAAATGCTTCCGTTGCTATTTTTTTGCCATCTTCAACGGTATAATGCTGACCTTCAATACCCCATCCTAACAACGTACGATTTTCTTCACTGTACATGTACCAATCGATAAATTTAATGATTTCTTCAATGTTTTTATACTTTCCAACAGCCTCGGATAAAGCAAAGGATAGCTTTTGCTGTTCAGCAACATACAATGTATCGATGATGTCATCTGCAAGGAGCCATGGTCCACGCACCATATCAAAGTCAGGATTTAATTGTTTGAAGTTTTTATTGTAGCTTTGAAGTTGTCCTGTCCAGCCGTAACTTACTAAGGTGATATCATTTGCCATTTTCTGACGGAATTGTTCTGGAGTAGCCGTCAAGAACTCAGGATCAATTAAGCCTTCGGCAAAGAGTTTGTTAATGAATTTAAAGAATGCTTTTGCATTGTCTGTATCATAGATGTTAATGTATTTTTCTTGTTCAGCATCATAATGGACACCTGTGTTTGTCATGAGACTAACTCCAAAAGCTTGAGCGATAGGAACGGCTGTATAAGCTTTGAAGGTGGTATTTAAAGGATACGAATCTGGATATTCTTGTTTTAATGAAGACAATACATGGTAGAATTCATCAATGGTAGTCGGTACTTCTAGATTGAGTTTGTCAAGGAGGTCTTTTCTATACATAAGCGCTCCTTGTTCTGAAAGAACTATCTTATCATATCCCCCAGAAAACGAGTACATGGAACCGTCTTCATTCAGTGGAAAACCTACAAAATCCCTGCTTTCAAAAAAAGCTTTCATATGGGGCATTTTACCATCATTGTAATACCCACTGTAATCAAAAAACATGCCATTTGTAAAGAACGTATTCATTTTAGACTTATCTAAAGCTAACACAGTAATTAAGTCCGGTATTTCATATCCAGTACTTAACATGGTCGTTACTTTTTGCGTGTAGTCATCACGGATGATCGGTACAATATCAAGTGTCACATTGGTTCTTTTTTTAATTTCTCCAAGAATGGCCCAATCCTCTGAGAATCTATTGAACTCTCCAGGAATTTCTGCAAGGGCAAAAGAAATATTAAAAGGTTCTTCAGCATAATAAGTTGTTAATTCCCCGTCCTTTACATGGGGTGTATTATCTGCTGGTTTATCCGTGTTATCTGTTTTTTCATTAGTGGTCGATTGAGGTGTATCATTTGTTGATT is drawn from Vallitalea pronyensis and contains these coding sequences:
- a CDS encoding extracellular solute-binding protein, translated to MIKKRILALALVVIMGIALTACGKSTNDTPQSTTNEKTDNTDKPADNTPHVKDGELTTYYAEEPFNISFALAEIPGEFNRFSEDWAILGEIKKRTNVTLDIVPIIRDDYTQKVTTMLSTGYEIPDLITVLALDKSKMNTFFTNGMFFDYSGYYNDGKMPHMKAFFESRDFVGFPLNEDGSMYSFSGGYDKIVLSEQGALMYRKDLLDKLNLEVPTTIDEFYHVLSSLKQEYPDSYPLNTTFKAYTAVPIAQAFGVSLMTNTGVHYDAEQEKYINIYDTDNAKAFFKFINKLFAEGLIDPEFLTATPEQFRQKMANDITLVSYGWTGQLQSYNKNFKQLNPDFDMVRGPWLLADDIIDTLYVAEQQKLSFALSEAVGKYKNIEEIIKFIDWYMYSEENRTLLGWGIEGQHYTVEDGKKIATEAFIASSFKLDGCNSHMGFEKNVELSDFKTALLGEEALQERLEATSTSYAFESPTIPDELVEEAQLIFVSANKVINQYIAKFTFGEKNVDADYDEFLSLLDDSNYDRLIEIYNIALHSK
- a CDS encoding helix-turn-helix domain-containing protein translates to MFLKQVRRKSLIRKIFLYIFLPILAIMVATIIQINLFSSVSKNVYLKNYNEYQKNISANIENYFNRIAYTSNMLDRQMMMDICYFNRDVSIYERYAFIQLVSELTDIKNTSTDIHSILFYMKKLNVVISNESIYNADEFFSKYHVYDDYPKNFWYNYDIKSINFDLLKETKLGSTAVIPMVVNSDNYLSDDNLLIFNTQSSNFNTLIKKYTNDIHMDMRLSYGGKDIYVTNNHKNNNITIPYTVTINNEFYDLAYSFDRKAFFAPFNSYIILFNSIVGIIFIVAIIFSVKNTLKLYRPFKSIAHTINRDSRSNTNITYEKIENVVNMLVDENKKMADQVANAAMVARDNFLYQLLHDESILKYIHLKDYDIEFPYKLFCVVSIKFSFMTLFYTDFSRMQQINIFNALNTLIYDKFNQEGMQSYVIKELNDQYHIIVNTDKAHVKDVEQSVKDFPGLFAVDMKYASVLVGKGNFYHHADQISASYKDAYTDIINRVSNPSNTSKNSKIYYTPEDKNKLNNYLKTSNREEAISIVEQLNQGISSENEVRNFYFQTLFLYVNFAEANEIKSELPDMDVQYHHDLSTQELKNSIVTLTNNICDYFDSNSHLISQQNIFKYIDENYAKDLYADLLANHFKISTRKFSNFFKEKFGVTFYQYLSSYRIEKSKEILLANYKMNLDEVSQLVGFRSRQTFIRMFKQREGITPTAYRDIHIKRM